The segment AGGCCAAAGACACTGTTGCCGCTGCAGATCATCTCCTGGTAATAGGTTGTAGTCTTGATGTTAAACCTGCCGGAGATTTGCCTAGTGCAGCTAGGGAGCAGGGTACTCAAGTTTCTATTATTAATGAGGACGCTGACCAGGCTGTTCCCGCTTGGTTGAAGAGGCTTAAGCTGACCTGAGTATCTTTCCAAAAAATGGTATGAAAAGCAGGACTTTTTATTTTTATTAGGGAATTATTAATATACGACCAATACACCAGGGTTTGAAATTGATAACAGGAGGAAAAGCCATTGACGGAGCAGAAAAAAATAATTATGTACACAGACGGCGCTTGTTCGGGGAATCCCGGACCCGGCGGATATGGAGTAGTGTTATTATATAAAGGCCACCGAAAAGAACTTTCCCAAGGATATAAGAATACTACAAATAACCGAATGGAAATGATGGCGGTCATTAAAGGGTTGGAGGCAGTAAAAGAGCCCTGTGCTGTAGATGTTTACAGTGATTCAAAATACTTGGTGGATAGTATTAATAAGGGTTGGGCTGCCCGTTGGCGGGATAATAATTGGATGCGTAATAAAAAGGAAAAGGCTTTAAATGTAGACCTATGGGGGAAATTGCTATCGCTTTTAGATAAGTACCAAGTAAGCTTTTACTGGGTTAAAGGGCATGCC is part of the Metallumcola ferriviriculae genome and harbors:
- the rnhA gene encoding ribonuclease HI produces the protein MYTDGACSGNPGPGGYGVVLLYKGHRKELSQGYKNTTNNRMEMMAVIKGLEAVKEPCAVDVYSDSKYLVDSINKGWAARWRDNNWMRNKKEKALNVDLWGKLLSLLDKYQVSFYWVKGHAEIEENERCDFLATEALKNSDLLEDTQPT